The following coding sequences are from one Schizosaccharomyces osmophilus chromosome 1, complete sequence window:
- the rev3 gene encoding mitochondrial DNA polymerase, zeta catalytic subunit Rev3: protein MNFSLESIDWELEPYDPSYDRLVDDLDNDEDRLPLFPVIRIFGINDNSETVCCFLHNVFPYLYVEYSDFSNEIEEQGSITTFLNIMHLAIHHALALAARTQPENYRPSVQSVQLIKAIPFYGYNVGYRRFLKIALYSPKNRDRLVDLFRQGAILNKVIQVYESHLSYLLQFMVDYNLHGCAPIHCENEHLQASKERKSYCEIEFHMDPQVILNSSKLVERNLHSSIFESSFGHDSLLISSLSEIWKSEAKRRNIISTDETISLSELQQSQLSLKSTGDNITRCSPHWKNEDQLKKEFIKLLDEANKRSSQMEPLNMSDPWPDIPTGFVALHSINPTYSSQSLASISQLSSEDRQVSSNIQASPEKMKTDIVEVENSFEQLDSELENIMGNSVFESFPFVQPNSNVGAVSNPSTPPLSESPLDSPKSSPPSLNESFRVVSSPLNSPNSNLRLKGGGNIRKRPVELVNSSDESFPSLRPLPSSNPETGCVRFQKYRKPRANFEDFTRWTQLPKEYRLPYRPRKEEHVFAKKPPSRQLLMDTISSVNIPTILYPYIHYSLTKDIPSGYQEYLGNVYYPRGITAKYLQEFHCDGRVEENMTSTSLKLPPVRTSTTWEYVIPPPTLSELNSWSKNKKANTNNNNTYRTPSASQQKVFNKDPYASIRILSLELFCNSKSGLLPDPSKDPIEGCFWAYQENANIRSIEKYGFIVNSPNVESTAFEKSFPGATVLLVFSEIELLNEIISLTRQLDPTILCGYEVHSSSWGYLIERAAYKFNYDLPEQLSRLADTTKGAFAKKNDAWSYSTTSSIKIVGRHMLNIWRIIRGEISLLNYSLENVVAHLFGIQTPFYRQADLVELWNTPAYHDKHILFQYMLKRTKFSLEILSSRSIITKIREQARVVGIDFMSVISRGSQFKVEAIMFRIAKSENYLLVSPSAKQVAEQNALEALPLVMEPRSNMYHNPVLVLDFQSLYPSIIIAYNLCYSTCLGPVRSVNGKFKLGFMPYSVDPRVMDILKDNVYISPNGYAYVNKEVRKSLIAKMLEELIETRAMIKKGMKDCDSPYVYQILDSRQLALKLIANVTYGYTSASFSGRMPCSEIADTIVETGRELLGNALSYINNHKKFDAKVVYGDTDSLFVELPGKTKEQAFEIGHLLASEITSMFPSPIRLKFEKVYLPCFLLAKKRYVGYKYEKANEAVPSFDAKGIETVRRDGTPIQQKVLRSCIEKLFQSKDLSQVKKGFQEFCSKIMSEEIPAMDFCYNKEVRMDKYKELSTAPPGATMARRLMTKDPRSEPQYGERVPYLVLAGAPGTTLANRSVSPEEYLSDSFSQLDIDYYIRHNLIPPLDRFLNLLGTSAESWYNEMPKRLHKLIRAGALGDGSKVHKKTLDKFLTERLCSSCLRNMVSNQNSSENKYLCDDCLKNVPAATTRVIQQSKDVAIRLARLEDICRGCSAISSSDPVLCRSKSCKIYYDRAKTYSKAKAQAELYERTLLSLDW from the coding sequence ATGAATTTCTCGCTGGAGTCTATAGATTGGGAATTAGAACCTTATGATCCTTCTTATGATCGGTTGGTTGACGATTTGGATAATGATGAAGACCGTCTTCCTCTCTTCCCAGTCATTCGAATCTTTGGAATCAACGATAATTCAGAAACAGTTTGTTGCTTTCTCCACAATGTATTTCCTTATCTTTATGTCGAATATTCTGACTTTTCtaatgaaattgaagagcAGGGAAGCATAACTACTTTCCTCAATATCATGCATCTTGCTATTCATCATGCTCTTGCCTTAGCTGCTAGAACCCAACCAGAGAATTACAGACCTTCTGTACAAAGCGTTCAACTTATAAAGGCAATTCCCTTTTACGGGTACAATGTCGGTTATCGACGGTTTTTAAAAATCGCTCTCTACAGCCCCAAAAACAGGGATAGGCTGGTGGATTTGTTTCGTCAAGGAGCAATTCTAAATAAAGTAATTCAAGTTTATGAATCCCACCTATCTTATCTCTTGCAGTTTATGGTTGACTATAATCTTCATGGTTGTGCTCCGATTCACTGTGAAAATGAACATTTGCAAGCGTCAAAAGAGCGAAAGTCGTACTGTGAGATAGAGTTTCATATGGATCCTCAAGTAATTCTGAACTCCAGCAAGCTGGTAGAGCGTAACCTTCACTCTTCTATATTTGAGTCTTCATTCGGCCATGATTCTTTGCTAATTAGTAGTCTTTCCGAGATCTGGAAATCGGAGGCGAAAAGACGCAATATAATCAGTACAGATGAAACTATTAGTTTATCAGAATTGCAACAGAGCCAATTGTCTTTGAAGTCCACTGGTGATAATATCACCAGATGCTCTCCTCATTGGAAAAATGAAGACCAGctaaaaaaggaatttatAAAGCTATTAGATGAGGCTAACAAGAGGTCGTCTCAAATGGAACCGTTAAACATGTCTGACCCATGGCCTGATATTCCCACTGGTTTTGTTGCCCTGCATTCGATAAACCCTACGTATTCCTCACAAAGTTTAGCTTCAATTTCTCAGTTATCAAGTGAAGACCGTCAAGTGTCGTCTAATATACAAGCGTCACCAGAGAAGATGAAAACAGACATTGTAGAAGTTGAGAATTCGTTCGAACAATTAGATTCTGAGTTAGAGAATATCATGGGAAACTCCGTCTTCGAATCATTCCCATTTGTACAGCCTAATTCGAATGTGGGAGCTGTTTCGAACCCCTCAACTCCACCGTTATCTGAATCCCCATTAGATTCCCCCAAGTCAAGCCCTCCTTCATTGAACGAATCATTTCGAGTTGTCAGCTCCCCTTTGAATTCGCCAAATTCGAATTTACGATTAAAAGGAGGAGGTAATATCAGAAAACGTCCAGTCGAGCTTGTAAACTCATCCGATGAGTCCTTTCCTAGTTTACGTCCTCTTCCTTCTAGCAATCCTGAGACTGGGTGCGTCcgttttcaaaaatacaGAAAACCACGAGCTAACTTCGAAGATTTCACTAGATGGACGCAATTACCAAAGGAATATCGCTTACCTTATAGACCCCGCAAAGAAGAACATGTTTTTGCTAAAAAACCACCATCTCGTCAACTCTTGATGGATACTATATCCTCTGTTAATATACCGACGATACTGTACCCCTATATACATTACAGTCTGACAAAGGACATTCCTTCTGGCTATCAGGAATATTTAGGAAATGTGTATTATCCTCGAGGCATTACAGCAAAATACCTTCAAGAATTTCACTGTGATGGCCGtgtagaagaaaacatgACGAGTACATCGCTTAAATTACCACCTGTCAGAACGTCTACCACATGGGAATATGTTATTCCTCCTCCTACTCTCTCTGAATTGAATAGCTGGTCAAAGAATAAGAAAGCTAATActaataataataatactTACAGAACTCCTTCTGCTAGCCAGCAAAAGGTTTTTAACAAGGATCCCTATGCTTCGATACGTATATTATCTCTTGAGTTATTTTGTAATAGCAAAAGTGGTTTACTTCCTGATCCTTCCAAAGATCCAATAGAAGGTTGTTTTTGGGCGTATCAAGAAAATGCTAATATTCGttccattgaaaaatacgGATTTATTGTAAATTCCCCGAACGTAGAAAGCActgcttttgaaaaatcttTCCCAGGTGCTACAGTTTTATTGGTTTTTTCAGAAATTGAACTATTGAACGAAATTATCTCTTTGACGCGTCAATTAGATCCCACTATACTATGCGGTTATGAGGTACACAGTAGCTCATGGGGATATCTTATTGAAAGAGCGGCGTATAAATTCAATTATGACCTTCCAGAGCAGCTTTCACGGTTGGCTGATACAACGAAAGGagcatttgcaaaaaaaaatgatgcTTGGAGTTATTCTACCACCTCATCAATCAAAATTGTTGGACGGCACATGCTAAACATTTGGCGAATAATCAGAGGAGAGATTAGTCTTCTAAACTATTCACTAGAAAACGTGGTGGCTCACCTGTTTGGCATCCAAACGCCTTTTTACAGACAAGCAGATTTGGTAGAACTTTGGAACACGCCTGCTTATCATGACAaacatattctttttcaatatatgttaaaaagaacaaaattttctttggaaataCTATCCTCAAGATCGATTATCACGAAAATCCGAGAGCAAGCTCGAGTCGTAGGTATAGATTTTATGTCTGTTATATCCAGAGGTTCACAATTTAAAGTTGAAGCAATCATGTTTCGTATTGCCAAATCCGAAAACTACTTACTTGTTTCACCAAGTGCTAAGCAAGTAGCTGAACAAAATGCGTTGGAAGCGTTGCCGTTAGTTATGGAACCTCGATCCAATATGTATCATAATCCAGTGTTGGTATTGGATTTTCAGTCCTTGTATCCTTCTATCATTATAGCATATAATCTGTGCTATTCTACTTGTTTAGGGCCTGTACGATCCGTTAACGGGAAATTTAAACTTGGGTTTATGCCTTATTCTGTTGATCCTCGCGTAATGGACATTCTTAAAGACAATGTATATATTTCGCCAAATGGATACGCATACGTGAACAAAGAAGTTAGGAAATCTTTGATAGCCAAGATGCTCGAGGAACTTATTGAGACCAGGGCAATGATAAAAAAGGGAATGAAAGATTGTGATTCACCATATGTGTACCAGATTTTAGATAGTCGGCAATTGGCACTGAAGCTGATTGCAAATGTGACATATGGTTACACGTCTGCTTCCTTCTCGGGTCGAATGCCTTGCTCAGAAATTGCTGACACAATTGTTGAAACAGGACGAGAACTTCTTGGAAACGCGCTATCTTACATTaataatcataaaaaatttgatgCGAAGGTTGTATATGGTGACACTGATAGTTTGTTTGTCGAATTACCAGGAAAAACTAAAGAGCAAGCATTTGAGATTGGGCATTTGCTTGCATCAGAAATTACCTCAATGTTTCCTTCACCGATTCGtttaaaatttgaaaaggtATACTTACCATGTTTTTTACTAGCAAAGAAGAGATACGTGGGCTACAAGTATGAAAAAGCGAATGAGGCTGTCCCTTCATTTGATGCTAAAGGGATTGAAACAGTGAGACGGGATGGAACACCCATACAGCAAAAAGTTCTTCGCAGTTGCATAGAAAAGTTATTCCAGTCCAAAGATTTGTCTCAAGTGAAAAAGGGGTTTCAAGAGTTTTGTTCCAAAATTATGTCCGAAGAAATCCCAGCTATGGATTTTTGTTATAATAAGGAAGTGCGTATGgacaaatacaaagaaCTAAGTACGGCCCCTCCTGGGGCTACTATGGCAAGACGTTTAATGACTAAAGATCCTAGGTCTGAACCTCAATATGGTGAACGTGTTCCTTACTTGGTCCTAGCGGGGGCACCAGGAACCACTCTGGCAAATCGTTCTGTCTCTCCAGAGGAATATCTTTCGGATAGTTTTTCACAATTAGATATTGATTATTATATTAGGCACAATTTAATTCCGCCGTTGGATAGGTTTTTGAATCTACTTGGCACTAGTGCTGAATCTTGGTACAATGAAATGCCAAAACGACTTCATAAATTGATACGAGCAGGAGCTTTGGGTGACGGCTCTAAAGTCCACAAAAAGACACTAGATAAGTTTTTGACAGAAAGGCTTTGTTCCTCTTGCCTCCGGAACATGGTAAGCAACCAAAATTCTTCCGAAAATAAATATCTCTGTGATGATTGTCTGAAGAATGTACCAGCAGCTACGACTAGAGTTATTCAACAGAGCAAAGACGTTGCTATTAGATTAGCAAGGTTAGAAGATATATGCCGGGGATGCAGTgccatttcttcttctgatcCTGTTCTATGCCGGTCAAAGTCTTGTAAAATATATTACGACAGAGCTAAGACATATAGCAAGGCGAAAGC